From a single Equus asinus isolate D_3611 breed Donkey chromosome 2, EquAss-T2T_v2, whole genome shotgun sequence genomic region:
- the CTXND1 gene encoding cortexin domain-containing 1 protein, giving the protein MEEPTPEPVYVDVDKGLTLACFVFLCLFLVVMIIRCAKVIMDPYSAIPTSTWEEQHLDD; this is encoded by the coding sequence ATGGAGGAGCCTACGCCCGAGCCCGTCTATGTCGATGTGGACAAAGGACTGACCTTGGCCTGCTTCgtcttcctctgcctcttcctcgTCGTGATGATCATTCGCTGTGCCAAGGTCATCATGGACCCTTACAGCGCCATCCCCACATCCACCTGGGAGGAGCAGCACCTGGATGACTGA